A single region of the Zootoca vivipara chromosome 2, rZooViv1.1, whole genome shotgun sequence genome encodes:
- the LOC118081231 gene encoding zinc finger protein with KRAB and SCAN domains 8-like has protein sequence MAEGERIANLKTEEQDPAGPRLWDGMEEATSEGPPVNNLVGGAKLVLTEEASQRVKQEPSEGMLQQCWEGQWQAFLKAVRSPRLGGIDPQVPRPVPREDINECQVTSEGVDEAGQWPRREGSEEILDSSREQVKVEVLDKDPVDLDVRRRRFRQFRYEKAEGPREVLSRLRELCHRWLKPERHTKEQILELVVLEQFLAVLPQRIQGQVREQDPETCTQVVALVEDFLMRQEVQDARSWDQQVLRPSGETAVNSSEASQVPPNFWKGQLCRAAGQVEDKTADLTGDRQMHEKEGIGLQKERSEQVEPNDATLRREKGFKKYRKGITFGSQQEAEREPKRTLEKTVPCLEDNEDGEENRVQPHDRQTTKRSFRPTLNHQRIPAGEKPYKCSFCGNSFTRTWDLLVHTRIHTGEAPYKCSYCGKSFSRGSLFREHVRTHTGERPYKCSHCGKSFNRKRYLITHERIHTGENPPLCLYCGKSFSQRASLIAHERIHTGEIPYKCSHCDKSFSQKSKLVIHERTHTGETPFKCPECGKSFSQKGNLRTHMRIHTGEKPFKCLLCMKSFSQRAKLLVHEKMHTEPIPV, from the exons ATGGCCGAAGGGGAGAGGATAGCCAATCTGAAAACAGAGGAACAGGATCCGGCAGGCCCCAGGTTATGGGATGGCATGGAGGAAGCCACAAGCGAAGGCCCACCAGTTAACAATTTGGTCGGTGGAGCCAAGTTGGTTTTGACGGAGGAAGCATCGCAGCGGGTTAAGCAGGAACCGAGCGAGGGTATGCTCCAGCAGTGCTGGGAAGGCCAGTGGCAGGCCTTCCTGAAGGCTGTGCGGTCCCCTCGCTTGGGAGGGATCGACCCGCAGGTGCCCCGGCCTGTGCCAAGGGAAGACATCAATGAATGTCAGGTCACTTCTGAGGGAGTGGACGAAGCTGGCCAGTGGCCCCGAAGAGAAGGCAGCGAGGAGATCCTGGACTCCTCCAGAGAACAGGTCAAAGTAGAGGTTCTGGACAAGGACCCCGTTGACTTGGACGTGCGACGCAGGCGCTTCAGGCAGTTCCGCTATGAGAAAGCCGAGGGCCCCCGAGAAGTCTTGAGCCGACTCCGGGAGCTTTGCCAccggtggctgaagccagaaagacaCACCAAGGAGCAGATCTTGGAGCTGGTGGTTCTGGAGCAGTTCCTAGCTGTCCTGCCCCAACGAATACAGGGCCAAGTCAGGGAGCAGGACCCAGAGACCTGCACCCAGGTGGTGGCCCTCGTGGAGGATTTCCTGATGAGGCAGGAAGTCCAAGATGCCAGGAGCTGGGATCAGCAG GTGCTGAGGCCTTCTGGAGAAACAGCTGTGAATTCCTCTGAGGCAAGCCAGGTTCCTCCCAACTTTTGGAAAGGGCAACTCTGCAGAGCAGCGGGTCAGGTAGAGGACAAAACTGCAGATTTGACAG GTGACAGGCAAATGCATGAGAAGGAGGGGATTGGCCTTCAAAAGGAACGTTCAGAGCAAGTGGAACCAAACGATGCAACCTTACGAAGAGAAAAGGGTTTCAAGAAGTACAGGAAGGGAATAACATTTGGGAGTCAGCAGGAAGCGGAAAGAGAACCAAAGAGAACTCTAGAGAAAACTGTTCCCTGTCTGGAGGATAACGAGGATGGGGAAGAAAACAGGGTCCAGCCTCATGACAGGCAAACAACCAAGAGAAGCTTCAGGCCCACTCTTAACCATCAGAGAATCCCCGCTGGAGAGAAGCCCTATAAGTGCTCTTTCTGCGGGAATAGCTTCACTCGGACGTGGGACCTCCTGGTACATACGAGGATCCACACCGGGGAGGCCCCGTATAAGTGCTCCtactgtgggaaaagcttcagccgcGGTTCACTCTTCAGGGAACACGTGAGAACCCACACGGGGGAGAGGCCCTACAAGTGTTCAcactgcgggaagagcttcaaccGGAAACGCTACCTTATCACTCACgagagaatccacacgggggagaaccCGCCTCTGTGCCTTTATTGTGGGAAAAGCTTCTCCCAGAGGGCCAGCCTCATTGCCCACGAGCGGATCCACACGGGGGAAATCCCATACAAATGCAGTCACTGCGACAAAAGTTTCTCCCAGAAGTCCAAGCTCGTCATACATGAGAGGACCCACACGGGAGAGACTCCCTTCAAGTGCCctgagtgtgggaaaagcttcagccaaAAGGGGAACCTTAGGACACACATGAGAATCCACACTGGAGAGAAGCCTTTCAAATGCCTGCTTTGCATGAAAAGCTTCTCTCAGAGGGCCAAACTCCTCGTACATGAAAAAATGCATACTGAACCGATCCCCGTATAA
- the LOC118081248 gene encoding zinc finger protein 397-like, whose product MEAQDMAGSKLWQGMQGEGKRAPQVVHVGSTGTFLSKDLPPQIKREPEEGLQQQHWETQWQQFLQSVQAPDSRSQPHPVSGEEAKEIQASFQGVANAGQWPRGGWVTQAVPGLGGEAQKVYRSLDSFMKMKEEATSEGALRPETQRQRFRHFCYQEAKGPRDVCQRLRELCRQWLKPERNTKEQILELVILEQFLIILPLEMQSWVRESKPESCAQAVALAEGFLLGRQNGKRCGQQLPVPFAEVAVNSSKVDQILSDTWNKQLCRIAKQDQSKEENQLSNADEQVGDDLHHQEGSDQVEPHDASMRIGLVFQNYEEGTVLLGQKALAGQQDPENRTGGAVACWEGGFRRKEPKAQDCVEAKPHSDTSGSFWPSQGILKREAVAGDEKPFKSSDCREAFPLSPGLLVPHERSHVGDRRYKCSECGKSFNQKRYLAGHRRIHRGETPYKCSDCGRSFNRKWNLIAHKRIHSGENPYKCSDCGKTFSQKGNLMTHVRIHTGEKPYKCAECGKRFSQRAGLTSHRKSHIKINSVGKAALGYLIFLNLSESGQEGSPVEA is encoded by the exons ATGGAGGCGCAGGACATGGCCGGCTCCAAATTGTGGCAGGGGATgcagggggaaggaaagagagcccCGCAAGTGGTCCATGTGGGGAGCACCGGGACGTTCCTGAGCAAGGATCTCCCACCACAGATTAAGCGGGAGCCAGAGGAGgggttgcagcagcagcactgggagACACAGTGGCAGCAGTTCTTGCAGAGCGTGCAGGCCCCAGACTCCAGATCGCAGCCTCATCCCGTCTCCGGAGAGGAGGCCAAGGAGATCCAGGCCTCCTTCCAAGGTGTCGCCAATGCCGGGCAGTGGCCGAGGGGTGGCTGGGTGACCCAGGCTGTGCCGGGCCTCGGCGGGGAAGCCCAGAAGGTCTACCGAAGCCTGGACTCCTTCATGAAGATGAAGGAGGAGGCCACGAGTGAGGGGGCCCTGCGGCCAGAGACACAGCGCCAGCGCTTCCGCCacttctgctaccaggaggccaaagggCCCCGCGATGTTTGCCAAAGGCTCCGGGAGCTGTGCCGCCAGTGGCTGAAGCCGGAGAGGAAcaccaaggagcagatcctggagctggtgatcctggagcagttcctgattATCCTGCCCCTGGAGATGCAGAGCTGGGTACGCGAGAGCAAGCCAGAGAGCTGtgcccaggcggtggccctggcagaAGGCTTCCTGTTGGGGCGGCAAAACGGCAAGAGATGCGGGCAGCAG CTGCCAGTGCCTTTTGCGGAGGTGGCTGTGAATTCCTCCAAAGTGGACCAGATCCTGTCTGACACTTGGAACAAGCAGCTCTGCAGAATAGCCAAGCAGGATCAGAGCAAGGAGGAAAACCAACTCAGTAATG ccgACGAGCAGGTGGGAGATGACCTTCATCACCAGGAAGGCTCCGACCAGGTGGAGCCGCACGATGCGTCCATGAGAATCGGCTTGGTCTTCCAGAATTACGAGGAGGGAACGGTGTTGTTGGGTCAGAAGGCGCTGGCAGGCCAGCAGGACCCCGAAAATAGAACGGGTGGAGCGGTAGCCTGTTGGGAAGGCGGCTTCCGCAGGAAGGAACCCAAAGCCCAAGATTGTGTGGAGGCGAAACCACACAGCGACACCAGCGGAAGCTTCTGGCCGAGCCAAGGCATCCTTAAGCGGGAAGCGGTCGCCGGGGACGAGAAACCGTTCAAGTCCTCGGACTGCAGGGAGGCCTTTCCTCTGAGCCCAGGCCTCCTTGTCCCGCATGAGAGGAGCCACGTGGGGGACAGGCGATATAAATGCTCCGAGTGCGGGAAGAGTTTCAACCAGAAGCGGTACCTGGCGGGGCACCGGAGGATCCATCGAGGGGAGACGCCGTACAAATGCTCAGACTGCGGGAGGAGCTTCAACCGGAAGTGGAACCTCATTGCTCACAAGAGGATCCACTCGGGGGAGAACCCGTACAAGTGCTCGGACTGTGGGAAAACATTCAGCCAGAAGGGTAACCTTATGACCCACGTgaggatccacacgggggagaagccctacaagtgcgcCGAGTGTGGGAAGCGCTTCAGCCAGAGGGCGGGCCTCACCTCACACAGGAAGAGCCACATAAAAATCAACAGCGTAGGGAAAGCCGCATTGGGGTATCTGATTTTCCTAAACCTCAGCGAATCTGGGCAAGAGGGGAGCCCCGTAGAAGCTTAG